In Oryza brachyantha chromosome 2, ObraRS2, whole genome shotgun sequence, a single window of DNA contains:
- the LOC107303528 gene encoding transcription factor DIVARICATA-like — protein MVRSKPRKPRSRRMSGGAPRKKAEMWSAHEHSQFLRGLEKCGKGKWKTMAREFVKTKSPIQIASHYQKFCIREESRRLNQCKRTSIHDITEPTTPAPETTPAAATAAGPSAPAALPDHKFVC, from the exons ATGGTGAGATCGAAACCTAGGAAACCGCGCAGCAGGAGGatgagcggcggcgctcccAGGAAGAAGGCGGAGATGTGGAGTGCACATGAGCATAG TCAATTCTTGCGTGGTCTTGAAAAGTGCGGGAAGGGGAAGTGGAAGACAATGGCACGGGAGTTCGTGAAGACGAAGAGCCCCATCCAGATTGCGAGCCACTACCAGAAGTTCTGCATCAGGGAAGAGAGCAGGAGGCTCAACCAGTGCAAGCGAACCAGCATCCACGACATCACCGagccgacgacgccggcgccggagaccaCGCCTGcagctgccaccgccgccggtccGAGTGCACCTGCTGCACTCCCTGATCACAAGTTTGTGTGCTAA
- the LOC102721902 gene encoding 11-beta-hydroxysteroid dehydrogenase 1A-like has translation MDVYLMFHSAVMHVGAALVVLVYIPLSAAVKLLVWALVKPLRREDLRGKVVLITGASSGIGEELAYQYAAQGACLALVARRKKALDGVAAAARGRGSPDVLVLPADVSDADQSRRAVEETVAHFGKLNHLVANAGVWSSCSFDEVTNITAFTKMMDVNFWGSVYPTYYALPHLKASRGKLVVSSSAAGTVATSRMSFYNASKAAQLRFYETLRTELGSEVSVTILTPGYVESEMTKGKAIQSGGELAVNEEARDAQIGVFPVGRVEELGEVAMDGIRAGDWYITWPSLFRPLQLIACLAPEVLHRACRLLYSTGGKGGQPLGKRIMEATGAKRLFPEALRRSPAIKTDEEEEEEEYDDSGARDVTTVNVLHCRKGS, from the exons ATGGATGTGTACCTGATGTTCCACAGCGCGGTGATGCACGTCGGCGCGGCGCTGGTGGTGCTGGTGTACATCCCGCTGTCGGCGGCCGTGAAGCTGCTCGTGTGGGCGCTCGTGAAGCCGCTGAGGAGAGAGGACCTGCGAGGGAAGGTCGTCCTCATCAccggcgcctcctccggcATCGGCGAG GAACTGGCCTACCAGTACGCAGCGCAAGGGGCGTGCCTCGCGCTGGTAGCCCGGAGGAAGAAGGCtctcgacggcgtcgccgccgccgcccggggGCGCGGCTCGCCGGAcgtcctcgtcctcccggCCGACGTCTCCGACGCCGACCAGTCGAGACGCGCCGTCGAGGAGACGGTCGCGCACTTCGGCAAAT TGAACCATCTGGTTGCCAATGCCGGGGTTTGGTCCTCTTGCTCCTTCGACGAAGTCACCAACATAACCGCTTTCACCAAGATGatg GACGTGAACTTTTGGGGATCCGTTTACCCGACCTACTACGCCCTGCCACACCTCAAGGCCAGCAGAGGGAAACTCGTCGTGTCCTCCTCCGCTGCAGGAACCGTCGCCACGTCAAGAATGAGCTTCTACAAC GCGAGCAAAGCGGCGCAGTTGAGGTTCTACGAGACGCTGCGAACCGAGCTCGGCTCGGAGGTCAGTGTCACCATTCTCACCCCTGGCTACGTCGAATCCGAGATGACCAAGGGCAAGGCCATccaaagcggcggcgagctcgccgtcAACGAGGAGGCCAGAGAT GCGCAGATCGGCGTGTTCCCCGTGGGGCGGGTGGAGGAGCTGGGCGAGGTGGCCATGGACGGCATCCGCGCCGGCGACTGGTACATCACGTGGCCGTCGCTGTTCCGGCCGCTGCAGCTGATAGCCTGCCTCGCCCCCGAGGTCCTGCACCGAGCGTGCCGCCTGCTGTACAGCACGGGGGGGAAGGGGGGCCAGCCGCTCGGCAAGAGGATCATGGAGGCCACCGGCGCCAAGCGGCTCTTCCCGGAGGCTCTCCGGCGCAGCCCGGCCATCAAGActgacgaggaggaggaggaggaggagtacgaCGACAGCGGCGCTAGAGATGTAACCACGGTGAACGTGCTGCATTGCAGGAAGGGTTCGTGA
- the LOC102722188 gene encoding protein TAPETUM DETERMINANT 1-like produces MPSHSHSLTAMARAAFVFSLLLASVCNATAQGAGEVAAACRATDLVVRQRATGRVVEGKPEYAVEVANRCRCAQSRVLLRCYGLSSVESVDPRAIRPVDDDRCVLRGGRPIRRGAPPVRFTYAWMTPFDFPLVSSQVHC; encoded by the exons ATGCCATCTCACTCTCATAGTCTCACTGCCATGGCGAGAGCGGCCTTCgtcttctccctcctcctggCCTCGGTCTGCAACGCCACTGCCCAAG GTGCAGGggaagtggcggcggcgtgcaggGCGACGGACCTGGTGGTGAGGCAGAGGGCGACGGGGCGGGTGGTGGAGGGGAAGCCGGAGTACGCGGTGGAGGTGGCGAACCGGTGCCGGTGCGCGCAGTCGAGGGTGCTGCTGCGCTGCTACGGCCTCAGCAGCGTGGAGTCGGTGGACCCGCGCGCCATCCGccccgtcgacgacgaccgctGCGTgctccgcggcggccgccccatccgccgcggcgcgccgcccgTGCGCTTCACCTACGCCTGGATGACGCCCTTCGACTTCCCCCTCGTCAGCTCGCAGGTCCACTGCTAG